ACAAACACAATTAGCCTTCAAGACAGAAGAAAGGTTTGAGATTTTCTTACGATTTGGTTCTtgttaattttcatttattaaattaataagaaGGGATTGTCAGAAAGAAAGGAGTCCCTAATCGCTGCAGAACATGCAATAGGTAGACTATGAGATGTGAAAAATGAGACTAACAAGGTTGTCTCAGAAGAACCCACAAAAGAACACAAACAATGACCATcaaaatttcatcaaacaaaACTCTCGCTCGTGCCACGCGAATGCACACCAGCCAAATTGGTATTTCCTCATCAGGAAATACATCCATCAAGGATCACAAAGAGAAGCATTACTTTTATATAATCAAATTCGCTGTAAAGGAGTTTACATACTGGGTTTAGTGCCTGCAGTTCTTAAAGCTTGCGCTTCTGcctctattttaaaatatgGAAAATGTTTGCATGGTGAGGCAATCAAGAAAGGGGTGGATTTTGATGTAGTGATTGGAACTTCGTTGGTTGACATGTATGGGAAATCCGGGGATATATTTAATTCGCGTAAAGTGTTTGATTGTATGCCTGAGAGAAATGTTGTCACATGGAATGCGATGATTGGTGGATACATTAGAAATGGAGATATGAAATCCGCGTCAGCTTTATTTGAGAAAATGTCTACAAGGACTGCGGTTACTTGGATTGAAATGATTCATGGGTTCGCAGGGAGTGGAGATTTGGTTACTGCTAGGTATTTGTTCGACCAGGTACCTCCTGATTTGAAGAATGTGGTAACATGGAGTGTGATGGTTGATGGATATGCAAGCAAAGGACTGATGGCGGAAGCAAGGGTTCTTTTCGAAGAGATGCCCGAGAGGAATTTCTTCTCATGGTCATCAATGGTTTCAGGGTATTGCAAAATAGGTAACGTCAAGGAGGCCAGGGCTGTTTTTGATCGAGTTCCAATTAGGAACTTGGTAAATTGGAATTCTCTAATTTGTGGGTATACGCAAAATGGGTTTTGTGAGGAAGCCCTGGAAGCGTTCAGAAAGATGCAAGCTGATGGATTTGAACCTGATGAAGTCACAGTTGCGAGTATTTTATCTGCTTGTGCCCAGCTGGGTCTGTTGGATGTTGGTAAAGATGTTCACCACATGGTATATGATAAAGGGATACAGCTCAATCAGTTTGTTATGAATGCATTAGTTGACATGTATGCAAAATGTGGGGATTTAACTAATGCGAGATCGATCTTTGAAGGGATGACCTCTAAAAATAGTGCCTGTTGGAATGCTATGATATCAGGTTTTGCCATTCATGGGCAGTGCAAAGAAGCTCTTGATTTTTTCAGGAGGATGGAAGAGTCAAATGAGAAACCTGATGAGATAACATTTTTATCTGTCCTCTCTGCTTGTGCACATGGGGGATTCATAGATGAAGGTTTGGAGATTTTCTCTAAGATGGAGAAGTGTGGATTAGCAGCAAGCATCAAGCATTACGGCTGCGTGGTTGATCTTCTGGGGCGTGCAGGAAGACTACAAGATGCTTATCAGTTCATTAAGAAAATGCCAATGAAACCAAATGATGCAGTTTGGGGTGCTTTGCTTGGAGCTTGTCGTGTTCATTTGGATATGGATATGGTAGAGCAAGTGATGGAAGAGGTTAGAAGAGAAGAGTGCAGTATAGATTCTGGCAATGATCCACATTGTGTTCTGCTGTCGAATGTATTTGCTGCTTCTGATAGTTGGGAGAAGGCTGAAAGGATGAGGATTGTTATGGTGAATAAAGGGCTTCCTAAGATACCAGGACGCAGCTCAGTTGTGCTTGTGAATACAGAGCAATAATATTGCTTGTACCAAGTTAACTGCCATATAAAGTGGACCACCATCCATTTTTTGGAGAAAAGGTCTCTGTAAAACTCAAAGACACTTGTAAAAGATGTGATTCCACATCTAGGCAAAGCGACAACGTTGTTGCACACTCCTTATGTCCAGTGATCACCAGAAGAAAGATGAGCATTTCACTTGCTGTGCTTTTAAGTTGGATGGGACATTAGCTCCCCAGTAGACTAGAGAAGTCTAGTTTTTGGTCCAGGTTTAACCTTGTTATGCCGCTCCTTGTTGCTAATGTTCAATCATGCAAGGCTGGTCAGCAGAAGAAAGAGGGAAATATATGGCAACATCACCTGCTCTGCTTTTCAATCAAAAGGGGACACCCCCTCTGAACTGCGACAGACTTGAGGAATGCAATGCTTCGCAATCGACTAAAAGGTGATGTGGTGCATGAGGTTTTCCATATTGTAGGCTGTGAGGGGCCAAATGCTCGGCAAAGCTAAGAGTTAAAAATGCAATTGCCAAGCAGCTGGACCTGGATTTTTTATTCCCATATGTATGGAGGTGCTGCAGACTTAACATCTGGGacttttttctcaaaaaatacATCcagagtatatatatatatttccaaTTTAACTTGAACGTAAATACTgtaaatacatttttttttcaaaacctCTACAGAGCATTTCACAAATTTTCTTCGAACAAAGTATATTAAATGGGAATTAATTTTGCTGTAAATGCATTCTCCTATCTGTTCTTGTTTTAGAATGCGGGGGGGAAAAGCATACTGCTTTGCTTAGTTCAATTCAGATAAGAGCTCAACTAGACAACACGGAAAGATTCAGCTATTCTCTTCAAATCCTTGTAGTGCCTTTTCCACTGAAGACCTGCAATTATGGTAGAAGGTATGATTACCTTTCTGTTGATATTTATGCTGCTTGGTTTATGTCAAGTAAGAAAAATGGAAGTGATTTGTGATTTAATCCCTCACCACTTCCTGTTACTGCAAATAAGTAGAGCCGATTTCCTGCAGCGGTTGCAGTGATCAGTACATGAGGAGGCTCTAATTCATACTGGTAATACATTCTTCCAGAATGTTCTGCAACATTTGTGCTTAGAACCTTCCCTTCTACATTCTCTCCTATCACTTCTGGTCCAAATGCATTGATCACTTTCTCTGGAGGTCCAATACGCTGAATTGTTGCATCTTCACCAAGATCTGTATGATCCGTGAAACAGCCGCAATAAATATGACTTGACGAGATGCCACAGTTTATAGAGCAGCGGATGAGGAGAGATTACAGATTCCTGAGTGTTCAAACTGTTCAAGTACTATAAGATAAAAGAAAGAGCACTTACTGTCTGCAAATCTAAGAACAGGAGCAACAATGACGAACAGTCGTCCTTCCTTGGAGCTGGCAAATCTCAAATCAATCTCTGTGCCACCAAGATCAGCAATGGATACTGGAACCTGTTGCATACATAGCAAGCTAATTCAGAGCATTTTTCCATGTATACAAAATGAGAATCTCCCTTCAGTCTAGGAGCGTGAATCAAGTTAAAAGAATTGATCAGCCGCACAGAGATGAATTACCTCTTCCCAATCTTGAGGCACTGCAAAAGAATAAGGGATAATTGGACTCCATCCTACACCATGCCCCCCAGATTTCTCATCTGGTCTGCGGTATGTCCTCCAGCCTGTCTGAGCATGTTTTTGATAATGAAATTTACCGTTCGCTTACATTCAAGAATCTCAGTTCAAACGAATTGGTTTCATTCAATTAGCAGTATACAAGTGGAGCCTGTTTGAGACAAGTTTTGCCTATATTATACCATTATGCACTATGGTCTCCATTTTTCAGTGGAATTTAGTGATAAAAATGCATAATTTCTTTTAGTCGATCTAAAACACACCCAAGAATTACTTTTAACTGCTGAACTCTATATTGATACATTTTAGTTCAGGGGAAAAGAAAATACAGGTATAAAACTGGGAAAACCAACCTTCTTCATCTGGTTCTGATAAACCTGGGATCCTCCCTGCTAAAAGGCCTTGTTTCACTACTGCCAATCCCTCTCCTGAATATTCCAGAACTGCGGAAGAAACTATAGAAATCCCAGAAACCAAAACTGACCTTCTCTTAAAGAACACGGAGGACTTATCAATTTCTCCCTCAAGAAACCCACTTTCTCTTGGTTCTGCTGTTGCTTTAACTCTTGATATTCCAGTTTCTTGGGAAGAATGAGCCAGCAAATGGCATTTCCGATTCCAAGGAAAGCTACAACTAGTGAACAGCGTAGTTCCCATCTTCTCAACAGCTTAGGACACTGATACTGATATAGAAACAATAATATCAATGCCTGTGAACTCTTTTGCAGATCAAAGAACTCAAATTTTCGTCAGAAAAagtatatacttttttttttttttggcttagTCCTGACAATGCTAAGTGCAGCGCAGCCACAATTGATGCTGAAGGAATTGTGTAGAAATTAAGGCAGAAGGTTAGTGTTGGTCTTTCTGTGGACGTGGTCCAATAGCGTGCGCATTTTGGATTCTATGTGATAAAAATATGCTATTCTGCTCTTCTACGTGGCGtatttttatatcatatttcgaattgagaaatgaatttacagccttaaaaattaaaaatataaggtaATTTTTGTCTGGTGCTGTCCATTCCCCCCACTCATGAACCGGACCAATTGATGACTGCCACATCATAGAGCTTTGAGCTTTCCttcctatttttttaaattcaattttatggataaattattataaataagataTGTTAGCGGAAATAAtttgtatataaaaaatatgttcAATAGAGatgtttttcataaaaataattttcaaaataataattgattTCCGTATTTGATtgctatttaaaaaaaacaaaaaattataatagagaATTTAATAGTGTTAATAATATTCTTACAATTTTGGAAATGATTTTATTCGTAAAAAGGGTAAGCCATTTTTTCAAAACTTTATTTACTTTacgaaatatttttttgaaaaagaatttttaaaaatttttaacatttaaaatattcagcaacaataattaatagaaaatattttcatgttaaaaaaaaatgttaaattacTTCCAAGAGAAATAATTTTCTCCAATCAAAATAGAagtcatttaaaaatttattgatattattaaattctctatataaattttttaaaaatctttttgtttttttactaCCAAATAACggagataaaattataaattgttttcttaaaaatgattgatttttaagaaattaatatttttctataaatagAAAATCTTTTCTACGGGACCTAATTCGGTAAATGCAAAAGCTAGTTTTGTTTATTCAAATTTATGCTTCTCGtatttctcattcttttgttcaaataaataaatcaactaGATTGACATACAAGTAACTCGCGCTTCTACCTGTATGATTGAATTGCATTATTGATTTTGAGTATAACGTATAGATTAAATCAATCTTCTTGAGATATATTTCAAGAATCAAATAACAAATCTGAAAAATATACAAGATTCAAGAGTGATGAATCAAATAGATGGGTGCTTCCTTAAATAGTTATCGGTGATGGGATtttgaaaaaagagagaaaggaaaCATTGGTGATGGGATTttgaaaaaagagagagaaaaggaaACAGAATGTTATTTGCTTTTGGTTGCAAATGGTGGTGTTGTTATTGAGCTCGATCTCTTCTCTAGTGATTTGTAGTCTTTTTCTAGGAGTTGTAATCGTTTCCCTTACCCTTTCGACGGGAgtagttttttatttatgtgttttatttTTCGGTTTGCTATACCTCCATGGAGGGGTCTCCCTATCCTGTTAGTGTGGTAGTTTTGGttttttgatgtgttgttgATGGATCGTCCAGTTCTCTATTATTGAGGGAGATTTCTACGTGATCTGTTTGAAGAGATTGTGGATCTACCTTTCTTTCTATCGGAGGTCTTACATGGATCGATAATGAAAACTCGAAGCTGCCACCGCTCTGCCTGCTTAAACATACACCCCAGGCGAGATTGCCAAAAGCTCTATGGTTGTCACCTCCTGATAGTGTGCATTTTTTCGTTGCGAGTCTGAATTCTATGCTAGTTTGTTTTAAGAGATTTGTTTGTGCTGGAACCGATGACTAGGTGGTGTGTCTGAATTCTATGCTAGTTTGCCTTTTTGGAATCTTGGGAGAATTGTTTAAGAGATTTGTTTGTGCTGGAACCGATGACTAGGTGGTGTGGCCCCTAGTTTTTGCCATGGCTATTTCGATATCTCTGGTTTTCAGTCTCACAAGGTTCGATTTGGTTGTTGGATTGTTTTGATGCGTTTAATTTGTTGTGATGATTTGATTTTCTGAGTTGTGGTTTAATAAGAGTTTGAATTATATTTCTGAACTTGTGAAAAGATCCTTTGTATGCTTATTTGCCTTCAGGCCATGAAAAATGCATCCACTGTTgcatttgtaaaaaaaaaaaaaagacaatgaTATAAACGAAGGGACTTTGGAAGATGAACTGGCAAATGTGTAATTACTTAAAAATACAATAACCAGTATGATCATAAAATACACTAACCAGTGTGATCATTAACAATTTCTCTCTATCGTACAGTCTGGGACGCCTATAcatgatatataaattaaattcccTAAAAAATATGAGAAACTTGTTCTGCAACCTGTGAATTTGTGGCGCTAGACAAGCATTAATAAAGCTTACAGCCAAATAAATGAATGAAGATGTGAAGTACCCAGTTTCCTAGTACTTCCAAGAAAAATCATGGCAATGGCATGGGGGGTTTCCAACTAGAGAATTCAACCAAGTTTCGGTTCACAATAGTTCGATTGTGCAACCAGAATGTCTCAGCTGATTGGTGGAATTGCCTTACTTTTCTCTGCAGTTCCCACATTAGTCCTTGCATTGCAGAACAAAGCTCAGATTCTGGGGCATATACCCATAAACACCTAATCAGTCTCCCTCTGGCTATCATCCTTTCTACATCCTCatctgaaacaaaaccaaatgtCAATTGCATGATCTGGGCAGTATGCTAATGACACAAGAAGTTTGTTGAATTCGACCTGGTATTGCTTCTAGGTAGTCCAAAAGTTCAGGACCTATTCGAGTAGATGGCCATTTGATTGAAACATGGGTGTAGTCGATCACATTTTGAAACGGTAACTCCACTTGATCTGATAATATAACTGGGACACACTCCTAGTCACaaaaatataacataatgtCAATGGGCCTCTGTGTGTATGTgtatttgtgtgtgtgtgtgagagagagagagagagaccacAAAAAAGGACTCATAAAAGCGAAGTGTCCAAGAAGACTCTCCACGTGGAGCGAGGCAGAATTTGGCATTCCTCAGGTTTTGAAAATATTCCATCCTCCCAAGCTTGTCAGGGCCACTAAACTTCAATTCTGGAGATTCCAACTGTTCACAATGTCATGGTGCATATGTTGTATCACTTTATAAATGTCAATGCCAATGCATGCAAATTGGACAAAGCCTTACAATGCATGAACTTTAAAGATCAATGTTGCCTGCCTTGGGAACACATAAGCACAAACAATATGCAGGACTTGCCAGTTAAATCACGAATTAATGTCACTGCCGATGCATTCAAACAACAAGCATGCCATGAAGAAAAACAATATACATTTATTATAACATCTATGTCAAAAAAATGTTCTTCAAAGAAAAATCATACAGAGAAAGCATCACTGTCCATTAAGCatagttataatttatattagaaCATTTAATGTTCAATTTCATAGTCCATATAAAGTAGGGGGAATAAAGGATAGAAAGAGAAGTTTATTCATAATAAAGAATGTACGCTTCAATTAGTCCATATTGATACCTCAACTAAATCAACTAGTATTTTGGCATACGGAAAAAAATGGGTCACTTGCAGAAGAGAACACACCTTATCTGGATATTGCTTTGCAAGCTCTATTAACTTAAGACGGCCAACTTTTCCTTGTGCACGACCTAGATAGTTTGCCAAGTACTTCCTCTTTGATAATGGCAAAGGTTGAACTGTGGGAGTTCCTCTTCTGGTCATCCCATCATCCACATTGCCAGGAATAATGATATCTTTCCATGTATTAAAAGCACTTGTATCTTTTTTATCAGTCCTATCCCCCTACACTAACACACAAGCAACATTCTTTTAAGTAAAACAATTAACTCAAAGCTGGAATACAAGGAAGCATATATGGACAGGCTATCAAATGAAACTCATTAAAGTATTCACAAGATCTAATAGCATGACTAACTAATATGCATaaaacattcatccatacaacataaaaataacaaatgGAACAGAATATAAATGCAACACAAAGCAACCAATTTGACATGCAtgggaaaagagagagagagagataaagTGAGAGCTCTAAGACCCAGAAATGGAACGAAGAGGATCACAAAACTGTCCAAGGAATATAAAACAATAGGATATTGCACACCGTTTTACCATTTGAAAGTAAACTAAGTACTATACAGGAAAAGGCTGAACATACTAATACCCAGGCCAAGTCTAAGAGCATCTCTTTTATTTAGTCCAAAACCAATTATAATGTGTTTTTCACCTCACTGACGGAACTAAATGTTTTGAATAGTTTTAAAAGTAAACAGAGGCTCCAAAATTGAGTCCATGCTAAGATTTCTCTCATTAGAAGCTTATTAAATACCTAACTAAAAATACCAAATGTGAATTTTACAAACCTCCACCCCAAAGCCttttgcccttctcccatgccCGACCCAAAGGACATGAAAATGGAAATCTTACACTTTATTAAGCATGTTCAGAAGTATTAAATGATACCTCAGGAGTAAGAATTATGGATCGATTTATGTATGTTGCCCATGATCTAAATAAGTGAGCTCCTGCACCACTGCAATCAAGCAAAAAATGCCCGTATGATATCCATCAGTGGCAAGAAAAACCATGTAAAATGtatgtaaaataaaatgctGGAAACAAAACTAAACAGcaaaagtttattaattgtTAATTTGCTGAGCATTATCATTCAACCATGAGAAACCATCTAACTTCCTGGCTTTCGTCTGATGTAACTATCTAACAAAAGTTCTCTCTCTGTTCTTCCCCTCCTTATCTTAGACATGATTCTAAACAGGAAAATCTAAAGCACAACAACTGTGCCAATTCTGCTGATGAAGATTCCATACAAACCTAACTTAATATATTCTGTGAGGAAAATATTCCACATATTTACTATAATGTGAATAATAGAAAAAGGACATTTATTATGAGTGATGAGTCTCATACACCATTAAAATTGCAACTTTTTCTCCTTTAAAGAAGCCAACCACAATGTGTTTTCGTTGAATCATGACAAACAACAACACAGAATAATAACTGTTTCCAATCAGAAATCATCTCATACTACAAGAAAATAAACTTTtcttattgctttctttttatATTCAAACCCATCAAACGA
This is a stretch of genomic DNA from Manihot esculenta cultivar AM560-2 chromosome 2, M.esculenta_v8, whole genome shotgun sequence. It encodes these proteins:
- the LOC110609776 gene encoding probable glucuronoxylan glucuronosyltransferase F8H isoform X2, which translates into the protein MGSLNNRAKIFTAHHQAPPCTRTHQIGAILLVAATFFLTRLFDESFPACIPSSFDHHITPQSQSLVHVTDGGSLSWPQRGYGTYLSLKIYIYEEYEIDGLKELLRGREGKISPDACLKGQWGTQVKIHRLFLKSRFRTRKKEEADLFFVPAYVKCVRMMGGLNDKEINQTYVKVLSQMPYFRRSGGRDHVFVFPSGAGAHLFRSWATYINRSIILTPEGDRTDKKDTSAFNTWKDIIIPGNVDDGMTRRGTPTVQPLPLSKRKYLANYLGRAQGKVGRLKLIELAKQYPDKECVPVILSDQVELPFQNVIDYTHVSIKWPSTRIGPELLDYLEAIPDEDVERMIARGRLIRCLWVYAPESELCSAMQGLMWELQRKVRQFHQSAETFWLHNRTIVNRNLVEFSSWKPPMPLP
- the LOC110609776 gene encoding probable beta-1,4-xylosyltransferase IRX10 isoform X1, whose product is MGSLNNRAKIFTAHHQAPPCTRTHQIGAILLVAATFFLTRLFDESFPACIPSSFDHHITPQSQSLVHVTDGGSLSWPQRGYGTYLSLKIYIYEEYEIDGLKELLRGREGKISPDACLKGQWGTQVKIHRLFLKSRFRTRKKEEADLFFVPAYVKCVRMMGGLNDKEINQTYVKVLSQMPYFRRSGGRDHVFVFPSGAGAHLFRSWATYINRSIILTPEGDRTDKKDTSAFNTWKDIIIPGNVDDGMTRRGTPTVQPLPLSKRKYLANYLGRAQGKVGRLKLIELAKQYPDKLESPELKFSGPDKLGRMEYFQNLRNAKFCLAPRGESSWTLRFYESFFVECVPVILSDQVELPFQNVIDYTHVSIKWPSTRIGPELLDYLEAIPDEDVERMIARGRLIRCLWVYAPESELCSAMQGLMWELQRKVRQFHQSAETFWLHNRTIVNRNLVEFSSWKPPMPLP
- the LOC110605812 gene encoding pentatricopeptide repeat-containing protein At3g21470, translated to MRLTRLSQKNPQKNTNNDHQNFIKQNSRSCHANAHQPNWYFLIRKYIHQGSQREALLLYNQIRCKGVYILGLVPAVLKACASASILKYGKCLHGEAIKKGVDFDVVIGTSLVDMYGKSGDIFNSRKVFDCMPERNVVTWNAMIGGYIRNGDMKSASALFEKMSTRTAVTWIEMIHGFAGSGDLVTARYLFDQVPPDLKNVVTWSVMVDGYASKGLMAEARVLFEEMPERNFFSWSSMVSGYCKIGNVKEARAVFDRVPIRNLVNWNSLICGYTQNGFCEEALEAFRKMQADGFEPDEVTVASILSACAQLGLLDVGKDVHHMVYDKGIQLNQFVMNALVDMYAKCGDLTNARSIFEGMTSKNSACWNAMISGFAIHGQCKEALDFFRRMEESNEKPDEITFLSVLSACAHGGFIDEGLEIFSKMEKCGLAASIKHYGCVVDLLGRAGRLQDAYQFIKKMPMKPNDAVWGALLGACRVHLDMDMVEQVMEEVRREECSIDSGNDPHCVLLSNVFAASDSWEKAERMRIVMVNKGLPKIPGRSSVVLVNTEQ
- the LOC110605817 gene encoding psbP domain-containing protein 4, chloroplastic, with amino-acid sequence MGTTLFTSCSFPWNRKCHLLAHSSQETGISRVKATAEPRESGFLEGEIDKSSVFFKRRSVLVSGISIVSSAVLEYSGEGLAVVKQGLLAGRIPGLSEPDEEGWRTYRRPDEKSGGHGVGWSPIIPYSFAVPQDWEEVPVSIADLGGTEIDLRFASSKEGRLFVIVAPVLRFADNLGEDATIQRIGPPEKVINAFGPEVIGENVEGKVLSTNVAEHSGRMYYQYELEPPHVLITATAAGNRLYLFAVTGSGLQWKRHYKDLKRIAESFRVV